Proteins from a genomic interval of Pectinophora gossypiella chromosome 4, ilPecGoss1.1, whole genome shotgun sequence:
- the LOC126366309 gene encoding uncharacterized protein LOC126366309: protein MSIGKLSEYNVKVGSWSSYVERLKMYYKVNTVKDDMKLPILIASMGDEAYELLENLSSPTKPADLTFEKVDELMRQHLQPTPSALAERYRYRQRRQNAGENIAVYVAELKRLSKHCKFEANLCENLRDQFVCGLRSDVIRQRLFAEDDTVTFNQAVKLATSLEAAERDSAVVEENRATGSEAGAVHAIASSPARGTAPAARRAGGLAAGAACPVAVGGGTKTPERRFYGGDRRHGNGCGACGAQNHNFPTCRFRDYVCSKCQRTGHLRRVCPEWGAPTSPRGPPRRGAARGGLHFGEADRETSEEVGGDIEEELHHLSLNDYKSV, encoded by the exons ATGTCGATCGGTAAATTGAGCGAGTACAATGTCAAGGTCGGCTCATGGTCGTCGTACGTTGAGCGGTTAAAAATGTACTACAAAGTGAACACAGTGAAGGACGATATGAAGCTGCCGATATTAATTGCTTCCATGGGTGACGAAGCATACGAATTGTTGGAAAACTTGTCAAGCCCGACGAAACCAGCCGATTTAACATTTGAGAAGGTAGATGAATTAATGAGACAACATCTGCAACCTACCCCCTCGGCACTAGCGGAACGGTATCGGTACAGACAAAGGAGACAGAATGCCGGAGAAAACATAGCTGTTTATGTGGCGGAGTTAAAAAGATTGTCTAAACACTGTAAGTTCGAGGCAAATCTATGTGAAAATCTGAGGGACCAGTTCGTGTGCGGCTTACGAAGTGACGTCATACGTCAACGGCTTTTTGCTGAGGACGACACGGTGACTTTTAACCAAGCGGTCAAACTAGCGACGTCATTGGAAGCAGCAGAAAGGGATTCAGCGGTAGTGGAGGAGAATCGAGCGACAGGTAGCGAAGCGGGCGCAGTGCATGCGATTGCGTCATCGCCAGCACGCGGTACGGCGCCGGCGGCTCGGCGTGCGGGCGGGCTCGCTGCGGGCGCAGCATGCCCGGTGGCGGTTGGCGGTGGAACAAAAACGCCAGAGCGACGCTTTTATGGCGGAGACAGGCGACATGGCAACGGTTGCGGTGCTTGTGGGGCTCAAAACCACAACTTTCCGACTTGTCGCTTTAGAGATTATGTGTGTAGCAAGTGCCAACGCACAGGACATTTGCGGCGGGTATGCCCGGAGTGGGGCGCACCGACTTCGCCGCGGGGACCGCCTCGTCGCGGAGCTGCGCGAGGCGGACTGCATTTTGGAGAAGCCGATCGCGAAACAAGCGAGGAGGTCGGCGGGGACATTGAGGAGGAATTGCATCACTTGAGTCTGAATGATTATAAATCT GTTTAA